The following are encoded in a window of Thalassotalea insulae genomic DNA:
- a CDS encoding phage tail protein, with protein MSEPYLGQIELFAFSFPPREWAFCNGALQGIVQNQALFAIFSNNYGGDGRTSFGLPNLTSRASVGFNMGNNYGQQAFVIGTKRGGQYQSLHTAHLPTHQHQTSFNARGGVPEVDVAVTQDQGTTATLTHGDYLASPADLPGTDAPEKIFKTSPSSGSLVSLGGVHGGGQGDGTVNIQNAGNNDSLVLLNPCTAVNFSVALAGVFPPRN; from the coding sequence ATGTCAGAACCATATTTAGGGCAGATAGAACTATTTGCCTTTAGCTTTCCCCCCAGAGAATGGGCATTTTGTAATGGTGCCCTACAGGGAATTGTCCAAAATCAGGCATTGTTTGCGATATTTAGTAATAATTACGGTGGTGATGGTCGTACAAGTTTTGGCTTACCTAACTTAACTTCGAGAGCAAGTGTTGGTTTTAATATGGGTAATAATTATGGCCAACAAGCTTTTGTCATAGGCACTAAAAGAGGTGGGCAGTATCAATCATTGCATACAGCACATTTGCCTACCCATCAACACCAGACAAGCTTTAATGCGCGTGGTGGAGTACCAGAGGTTGATGTGGCAGTCACCCAAGATCAGGGAACAACTGCTACACTGACTCATGGCGATTATCTTGCTAGTCCTGCAGATTTACCTGGCACTGATGCGCCGGAGAAAATCTTTAAGACCAGCCCATCATCTGGTTCGTTAGTCAGTTTAGGTGGTGTTCATGGCGGTGGGCAGGGGGATGGTACGGTAAATATTCAAAACGCAGGTAACAATGATTCCTTAGTGTTGTTAAACCCGTGTACAGCGGTAAACTTCAGTGTCGCCCTTGCTGGAGTTTTTCCACCTAGGAACTAG
- a CDS encoding GNAT family N-acetyltransferase, whose amino-acid sequence MMNNKIQLPDGLGIRLANTSDNAFIEQLFNSTRQFLDLADAETDYLNMVKSHQLQLQTESYGQQSPDAMTFIIDKQGTSIGRMVLDFGKNIVHIIDIALIVDARGKGYGKSIIQAVQHIALKQSLPLGLTVDVRNLKARQLYASLGFQLAEAHDIYQFLLWYPTANRIQV is encoded by the coding sequence ATGATGAACAATAAAATTCAGCTACCGGACGGCTTAGGCATTCGCCTAGCAAACACTTCCGACAACGCCTTCATTGAGCAATTATTTAATTCGACACGACAGTTTCTCGATCTGGCTGACGCTGAAACTGACTATCTAAATATGGTGAAATCACATCAATTACAGTTACAAACTGAAAGTTATGGCCAACAATCACCCGATGCCATGACATTTATTATAGATAAACAAGGCACATCTATTGGGCGTATGGTATTGGATTTTGGCAAAAATATTGTGCATATTATAGATATTGCGCTAATTGTCGATGCAAGAGGAAAAGGTTATGGTAAATCAATTATTCAAGCCGTGCAGCATATCGCATTAAAGCAATCCCTACCGTTAGGCCTAACTGTTGACGTTAGAAACCTTAAAGCAAGACAGCTTTATGCTTCTTTAGGTTTTCAACTAGCAGAAGCTCATGACATATACCAGTTTCTACTTTGGTACCCTACTGCAAACAGAATACAAGTTTAA
- a CDS encoding sulfotransferase, with translation MTKYHFISGLPRSGSTLLAGILRQHPHFYAAMSSPIGALINSALKQMGRVASFILFLIKKYENGSVSLYLMLIIINTKTKTLFLIRIDSGRRVCTS, from the coding sequence ATGACGAAGTACCATTTTATTTCAGGCTTGCCCAGGTCAGGCTCTACTTTACTTGCTGGGATTTTACGACAACATCCTCATTTTTATGCTGCTATGTCCAGTCCTATAGGCGCTTTGATCAATAGTGCTCTGAAGCAGATGGGGCGAGTAGCGAGTTTTATCCTTTTTTTAATCAAGAAATACGAAAATGGATCTGTCAGTCTTTATTTAATGCTTATTATTATCAACACCAAGACAAAGACATTATTTTTGATACGAATCGACAGTGGACGGCGCGTATGCACCAGCTAA
- a CDS encoding Ig-like domain-containing protein gives MRQSKFNQLMAVMMPLGVGALSPMTGAYSYLTTSYRTASKENYLFSDFSDNNKFNRESLSSINPFLELPHAHQSLQLLSYKNDFKVVEQYPAVPLEIASGMLADELVIVDKGVANYSTLLQGIKANAEIRFIDNTKPGLEQLNEILQLFNGLQALHLISHAGDGYIQLGKDKVELSELTTANNVDGLKSAIKPGGDIFFYGCNLAKSGNGQETLALLSHQTSLDIAASNDLTGHDSMGGDWDLEVKKGDVKSAPLFDSKALLNFDDVLGFSGNLSLNNLPTGYAAAKSYVVPTTSYTFKVVSDPSGANNLYNFVSGYVYAGTVSSTNNKTYLYFSNNETFDVTSIYVYNASGGTKAIRITSDKGGAMDTPNLVSNSGATINVSGANWEGITKLAVKYPDDSTLSWLKIDDIVVANVTAANSAPTDIGLDSSSINDIATSSGAVIGNLSTTDTDGGDTHTYSLVSDGASDNGSCGASGDDDNASFQVDNTNDDLETSGSVSSGSYDVCVQTSDGTASYQESFTITVNNFTDSDGDVTAAGGVSEPIGLDTTVDTVGEALGVFDFTISDGGTSDGKALTVSAITVNVSGTASDTVRDQLTWRLNGNDASNVTGVYNAGSDTITFSGLSISVADGASETYTVNAYYNDNTNLTEDHTFILSVDGDTDLTIGGSGTQMGTTSALTNGSGSTVDVTATALAFTTQPAGSTSGSVLSTQPVVMARDAFGNIDVDFTETITVTEASAGTLSGDTDITAVSGVATFTDVVYSATADQQSFTLTANDEDGVGSDLSTVDANAVTSDVVASKLVFDTQPAPLTVQSGIAESFTTVPVVSAVDANNVIDTGYSTDITLAENGAGTATMTGTGDTDGNGATVSITPSSGVSTFTGLNITYTGASSNETFTLRAISGGLTLTDSSNITSQSITITLATYDANNGVVVATGTGFTANGGGADVDASLMTLTGEGGATYTLTDTADVEIDSTTQFTLTLSATDKAAVNQIMNKNGSSSTGGTSYNLNAADDFITVVTSGDTSDATSAITVSNVVAPSISLAAYDYSTNVLSVSGSGFLKSNGAANDIDVSMLTVTGEGGSTYTFASSSDVEISSGTSFSVTLSGADIYNVEALLNKDGTTSATSATSYNLAAAEDWNIGADATVNIADLTGNSVTVSNYTTPSVTSSSYDWNTGQLVITASELISLSGGSNDIDASLLSVTGEGGSYTLTDTADVEITSDTLATVTLSATDKLNVHGLLNKNGTVSSSAVTYNLAAADDWVAGAPVGNDIADLTSNAITASNVCAPSITSVAYDVDTGVVTVAGSCFYKKVGASNDIDVSAFTFTGGVGDQTYTLTSATDIELTSATSFSFTLTGADKTNVDALLDQLGGTSSGGSTYNVAVAEDWMTAADAATNIADTTIGTSVEVSPQLASAVYNPDTGVLIVTGSNIQANGGGSDIDASMLSITGETGASYGLTDTADVERDSITQFTLTLSATDKSAVNALLNNTGNQSADNTSYNLAAADDWNTSVTSGDTSDASAGITVANTAPSFNGLNGDSVSYIVGGNDVVLDNGGNVTLTDLTTSELNGGSLTVSIIANAQAAEDLLKIGDLGTISTSGSNVNHSDSGGLIIGTFTGGSAGTDLVISLNNNATLTRVQQLVSAIEYANSDNSTLNLLARTVRIYLDDGEASNSSSSNQDITVNLIRAPLIDLDSDNSSGASNNDFTTNYSEGGSAVALADSDVTISDDGSYKAVIATLTNRPDGANETLSSTLGSGSQVVNSESVTVSSYNAANGELSVTIDDASADSTTMQAIIQSIQYANSSGEPNTTIRAIEFIATDNDDNQGPVAVARVSILSVNDSPTGSVLISGSAVEDQILNASNTLADADGLGVISYQWLRNDVVISGATGSSYGLGDEDVGSNIKVRASYTDGQGTAESVTSNATAVVANINDIPSGGVTISGTTHTGQVLTASNTLADDDGLGDISYQWFRDEIAIAGATGASYTLVLDDVGTQISVQASFTDGNGTFESVGSEQTAVVEFSNQAPIAKDSHISLDEDTSISFELDISDPNQDELTVSVTTGPTVGELVQQDSGWLYTPNANFHGEDSFSYQVSDGQLTSAVASVTITVNPVNDAPQAQDDSFTINTDSGEYQPLDVQANDSDIDGDDLSIYQASADIGTVEVINNLLNYLPPKGYNGSAKLNYIIQDVAGAQASAEAMLTLASAVSNISITPPADVTVNASGLFTQVNMGTAIATNEQGNNIPVSVDATGFFAPGHHIVSWSAVEGDSQVAASQNVNVIPLISLSKDQVSTEGSNVNFRVILNGPAVTYPVTVSFNLSGNADELDHDLVPATITFEQGQIEKVLSAHLIDDGPGEDNEALVISLTEPENAVLGAKASHTITIAEGNIAPEVQLMASQLNTVTRLVSQTQGPVVVNATVTDPNLSDSHSYDWSATDSKLTDIDADEGSFTFEPAELTPGVYPIKLTVSDGEKVGQDSLKIRVEATLPQLTEQDSDGDGINDQNEGLGDSDNDGIPNYLDAAQVAANVVQERQANAEAFLMETEPGLMLSLGEVAFRASGSNTGVSEQDIESHSNQGQGNPIDSDFSYGNGLFDFSVEQLPVAGQSVNIVIAQFTPIPANAVYRKLAQGQWQNFVVNEFNNISSAPGSEGFCPPPADEAYTIGLTEGHWCVQLTIEDGGPNDGDGEVNGAIDDPGGIAVQVTNNNKPVAEVDTVTVKSNHNIYIDVLANDSDIDGDNLSITSASSDIGQVSIVDNRLYYLTEQDHYGEAHINYGISDGNGGSASSKVTVTVLPNNIPVAVNDSAETDDNTSIIIDVLVNDSDADEEDTLILTAASVEHGSVVINSDNTLTYTPVKGFEGVDNITYWITDGSGGESQANVAVTVTRYETITVTKRKSSGGGSLFFGLISLVLALMYRRYREYSNKRF, from the coding sequence GTGAGACAGTCTAAATTTAATCAGTTGATGGCAGTCATGATGCCTTTAGGTGTGGGAGCCTTAAGTCCAATGACCGGTGCCTATTCATACCTGACAACAAGTTATAGAACGGCAAGTAAAGAAAATTATCTGTTCTCCGACTTTTCAGATAATAATAAATTTAATCGTGAATCGCTAAGCTCAATAAATCCTTTTCTTGAACTTCCTCATGCTCATCAGTCATTGCAATTGTTGAGTTATAAAAATGACTTTAAGGTTGTTGAGCAGTATCCAGCTGTGCCATTAGAAATAGCCTCAGGGATGTTGGCAGATGAATTAGTGATTGTTGATAAAGGGGTTGCTAATTACTCAACCTTGTTACAGGGAATCAAAGCGAATGCTGAAATCAGGTTTATTGATAACACTAAGCCAGGGTTGGAACAACTGAATGAAATATTACAGCTATTTAATGGCTTACAAGCGTTACATTTAATTTCACATGCAGGTGACGGTTATATTCAGTTAGGGAAAGATAAAGTTGAGCTGAGCGAGTTAACCACCGCTAACAATGTTGATGGGTTAAAGTCAGCGATTAAGCCAGGTGGAGATATTTTCTTTTATGGTTGTAACTTGGCTAAGTCAGGTAATGGACAAGAGACTTTGGCGTTATTGTCTCACCAAACAAGTCTGGATATAGCAGCGTCTAATGATTTAACTGGACATGATTCTATGGGAGGCGACTGGGATCTGGAAGTTAAAAAAGGTGATGTTAAATCTGCGCCATTATTTGACTCAAAGGCTCTGCTGAATTTTGACGATGTTTTGGGGTTTAGTGGTAACTTGAGTTTAAACAATTTGCCCACGGGATATGCGGCTGCAAAATCTTACGTAGTACCGACAACTTCCTATACCTTTAAAGTGGTTTCTGACCCAAGTGGTGCCAATAACCTATATAATTTCGTAAGTGGTTATGTTTATGCAGGTACGGTAAGTTCCACCAATAATAAAACTTATCTCTATTTTTCCAATAATGAGACCTTTGACGTAACTTCAATTTACGTTTACAACGCATCCGGAGGAACTAAAGCGATTAGAATTACTTCTGACAAAGGTGGCGCAATGGATACGCCAAATCTAGTTAGCAACTCTGGCGCAACCATTAATGTTAGCGGTGCCAATTGGGAAGGTATTACTAAGCTTGCCGTAAAATATCCTGATGACTCGACTTTGTCTTGGTTAAAAATTGACGATATAGTGGTCGCCAATGTCACTGCTGCAAATAGTGCCCCAACAGATATTGGGCTTGATAGCAGTTCTATCAATGATATTGCTACCAGTTCTGGGGCTGTCATTGGCAATTTGTCTACCACTGATACCGATGGTGGTGATACGCATACTTATTCACTAGTCTCCGATGGTGCTTCGGATAATGGCAGTTGTGGCGCTTCTGGTGATGACGATAATGCCAGTTTTCAGGTTGATAACACTAATGATGATCTGGAAACATCAGGCAGTGTATCGTCAGGCAGTTATGATGTTTGTGTGCAAACTAGTGATGGTACGGCGAGCTATCAAGAAAGTTTTACTATCACTGTTAACAATTTTACAGACAGTGACGGTGATGTTACTGCGGCTGGAGGTGTATCTGAACCCATTGGCCTTGATACCACAGTGGATACAGTGGGTGAAGCGTTGGGGGTGTTTGATTTTACCATCAGTGATGGTGGTACTTCCGATGGGAAAGCATTAACTGTTTCTGCGATTACTGTTAATGTTTCTGGTACTGCGAGTGACACAGTAAGAGATCAGCTTACCTGGCGTCTTAACGGTAATGATGCGTCTAATGTCACGGGTGTTTACAATGCCGGTAGTGATACCATTACTTTTTCTGGCTTATCAATATCGGTTGCAGATGGTGCCAGTGAAACCTACACCGTAAATGCTTATTATAACGACAATACTAATTTAACTGAAGATCACACCTTTATTTTGAGTGTCGATGGTGATACCGATTTAACGATAGGTGGTTCTGGTACCCAGATGGGCACCACCTCGGCATTGACTAATGGTAGCGGAAGCACGGTGGATGTCACAGCTACCGCATTAGCCTTCACCACTCAACCTGCGGGTTCAACATCGGGAAGTGTGTTGAGTACTCAGCCTGTGGTGATGGCAAGAGATGCTTTTGGCAATATTGATGTTGATTTTACTGAAACTATTACGGTAACAGAAGCTAGTGCAGGCACCTTATCTGGAGATACAGACATAACGGCTGTTAGTGGTGTGGCGACTTTTACCGATGTGGTATATAGCGCAACGGCTGATCAGCAGAGCTTTACTTTGACCGCCAATGATGAAGATGGCGTTGGTTCTGATTTATCCACTGTTGATGCTAATGCTGTTACTTCAGATGTTGTAGCGAGTAAATTAGTATTTGATACTCAACCTGCTCCATTAACTGTACAAAGTGGTATAGCTGAAAGTTTTACTACAGTACCTGTGGTTTCAGCGGTGGATGCTAATAATGTTATCGATACTGGTTATAGTACCGATATTACACTAGCTGAAAATGGCGCTGGCACCGCGACGATGACCGGAACTGGTGATACTGACGGCAATGGTGCGACAGTAAGTATTACACCAAGCTCAGGAGTCTCTACATTTACTGGACTTAACATCACTTATACCGGAGCAAGTAGCAATGAAACCTTTACTTTAAGAGCAATCTCAGGGGGATTGACTCTGACGGATAGTTCAAATATTACATCGCAATCGATAACAATTACGTTAGCAACATATGATGCGAATAATGGCGTTGTGGTGGCTACGGGTACAGGTTTTACTGCAAATGGAGGGGGGGCTGATGTTGATGCTTCGCTTATGACATTAACAGGAGAAGGTGGAGCCACTTATACCTTAACTGATACCGCTGATGTAGAAATTGATAGTACAACACAATTCACTCTGACACTTAGTGCCACCGATAAAGCAGCAGTGAATCAAATAATGAATAAAAACGGCAGTAGTTCCACCGGTGGCACCAGTTATAATTTAAATGCAGCAGATGATTTTATTACTGTCGTCACTAGTGGTGACACTTCGGATGCAACAAGTGCCATTACTGTTAGCAATGTCGTTGCTCCAAGTATTAGTTTAGCTGCTTATGATTACAGCACTAACGTATTATCTGTCTCTGGCTCTGGTTTTTTAAAGTCCAACGGCGCAGCTAATGATATTGATGTGTCGATGTTGACTGTCACCGGTGAAGGTGGTTCGACTTATACCTTTGCTTCTTCGTCTGATGTAGAAATTAGTTCAGGTACCAGTTTCTCAGTTACCTTATCCGGTGCGGATATTTATAATGTAGAAGCGTTACTGAATAAAGACGGTACGACCTCGGCGACCTCGGCTACTAGCTATAATCTAGCGGCGGCAGAAGATTGGAACATAGGTGCTGATGCTACGGTAAACATAGCCGATCTCACAGGTAACAGTGTCACTGTGAGTAACTACACTACGCCAAGTGTAACCAGTTCTAGTTACGATTGGAATACAGGTCAGTTGGTCATAACGGCTTCTGAGTTGATAAGTCTGAGTGGGGGCAGCAATGATATTGATGCTTCGTTGCTTAGTGTAACTGGCGAAGGAGGGTCATATACATTAACGGATACTGCCGATGTTGAAATAACCAGCGATACTTTAGCAACTGTTACTTTAAGTGCAACCGATAAGCTTAATGTTCATGGCCTGTTAAACAAAAATGGTACGGTTTCCAGCAGTGCGGTGACTTATAATTTGGCTGCTGCGGACGATTGGGTAGCGGGCGCACCTGTTGGGAATGATATTGCTGATTTGACCAGTAATGCTATCACTGCCAGTAATGTTTGTGCACCAAGTATCACCAGTGTTGCTTATGATGTTGACACCGGTGTTGTGACAGTAGCGGGTAGTTGTTTTTATAAAAAAGTCGGCGCTAGTAATGACATTGATGTGTCTGCTTTTACTTTTACCGGTGGTGTTGGTGATCAAACCTATACCTTAACTTCTGCTACAGATATCGAACTTACTTCAGCTACTTCCTTTAGCTTTACTTTGACTGGCGCAGATAAAACCAATGTTGATGCTTTGTTAGATCAGCTTGGCGGTACTTCCAGTGGCGGTTCAACTTACAACGTTGCTGTTGCCGAAGATTGGATGACGGCAGCAGATGCTGCGACTAATATTGCTGATACAACGATTGGCACTAGCGTTGAAGTTAGTCCACAACTCGCATCAGCAGTGTATAATCCAGACACTGGGGTTCTGATTGTCACTGGTTCTAATATTCAAGCAAATGGTGGTGGCAGTGATATTGATGCCTCCATGCTCAGCATAACCGGAGAAACTGGGGCCAGCTATGGCCTAACTGATACTGCAGATGTTGAACGAGATTCTATTACTCAGTTCACCTTAACTCTTAGTGCAACTGATAAGTCAGCTGTCAATGCTTTACTAAACAATACCGGGAATCAGTCAGCTGATAATACTAGTTACAATTTAGCTGCAGCAGATGACTGGAATACTAGTGTTACGAGTGGTGATACCTCTGATGCTAGTGCTGGAATCACAGTGGCTAATACTGCGCCTAGTTTTAATGGCCTTAATGGTGATTCGGTTTCCTATATTGTTGGGGGGAATGACGTAGTATTAGATAATGGTGGTAATGTCACTCTAACCGATTTAACCACAAGCGAACTTAACGGCGGTAGTCTAACTGTCAGTATTATTGCTAATGCACAAGCTGCTGAAGATTTACTTAAAATAGGAGATCTAGGTACTATTTCAACGTCGGGCAGTAATGTCAATCATAGTGATAGTGGCGGGCTAATTATTGGAACATTTACTGGGGGAAGTGCTGGTACAGATCTCGTTATTTCACTAAACAACAATGCTACTCTTACTAGAGTACAGCAGTTGGTATCAGCAATTGAGTACGCTAACTCAGACAACTCTACACTTAATTTACTTGCCCGTACTGTGCGGATATATCTAGATGATGGCGAAGCAAGTAATTCAAGCTCAAGCAATCAGGATATTACGGTTAATTTAATTAGAGCGCCTCTAATTGATCTTGATAGCGACAATAGTAGTGGCGCAAGTAATAATGATTTTACCACCAACTATAGTGAAGGTGGCAGTGCGGTGGCGTTAGCTGATAGTGATGTGACTATTTCAGATGATGGTAGTTATAAAGCAGTTATCGCTACCTTAACTAATCGTCCTGATGGAGCTAATGAAACCTTAAGTTCAACTTTAGGCAGTGGTAGTCAGGTGGTGAACAGTGAGTCAGTCACTGTGTCTAGCTACAACGCTGCAAATGGGGAGCTAAGTGTTACTATAGATGATGCTTCCGCCGATAGTACGACTATGCAAGCGATAATACAAAGCATACAGTATGCTAATAGTAGCGGAGAGCCTAATACGACGATTCGTGCTATTGAGTTTATTGCGACAGACAACGATGATAATCAAGGCCCAGTGGCAGTTGCTAGGGTAAGTATTTTGAGTGTCAATGATAGCCCAACCGGAAGCGTCCTAATTTCTGGTTCAGCAGTAGAAGATCAAATCCTTAACGCTAGCAATACGCTTGCTGATGCAGATGGTTTAGGTGTGATTTCATACCAGTGGCTTCGAAATGACGTAGTGATATCAGGGGCAACAGGTAGTAGTTACGGCTTAGGTGACGAAGATGTCGGCAGCAATATTAAGGTGAGAGCCAGTTACACTGATGGCCAAGGTACGGCTGAGAGCGTTACTTCAAATGCAACAGCCGTGGTCGCAAATATCAATGATATTCCATCAGGTGGCGTTACTATTTCAGGTACTACGCATACAGGGCAAGTATTAACGGCTAGCAATACGCTTGCTGATGATGACGGTTTAGGAGATATTTCATATCAATGGTTTCGAGATGAGATTGCGATTGCTGGTGCTACAGGCGCTAGCTATACTTTAGTCCTCGACGACGTCGGTACGCAAATTAGTGTGCAGGCGAGCTTTACCGACGGTAATGGTACTTTTGAAAGTGTGGGATCTGAGCAAACAGCTGTGGTTGAATTTAGTAATCAAGCACCGATTGCCAAAGATAGTCATATTTCTCTGGATGAAGATACCAGTATTAGTTTCGAACTAGATATCTCAGATCCTAATCAGGATGAACTTACGGTTAGTGTCACAACTGGGCCAACTGTTGGCGAGCTTGTTCAGCAAGATAGTGGCTGGCTGTATACGCCAAATGCCAATTTTCATGGCGAAGACAGTTTTAGTTATCAGGTTTCCGATGGTCAGCTAACTTCAGCTGTCGCCAGTGTTACCATCACGGTAAATCCAGTTAATGATGCCCCGCAAGCACAAGATGATAGCTTTACTATAAACACAGATAGTGGCGAATATCAGCCACTTGATGTGCAAGCAAATGATAGTGATATAGATGGCGATGATCTTAGTATTTATCAGGCCAGTGCAGATATAGGTACCGTTGAAGTTATTAATAACCTGCTAAATTACTTACCGCCTAAAGGCTATAATGGTAGCGCTAAATTGAATTACATTATACAAGATGTTGCAGGGGCACAAGCGAGTGCAGAAGCTATGCTGACATTAGCTTCGGCAGTTAGCAATATTTCGATAACACCTCCAGCCGATGTGACGGTTAATGCTTCCGGGCTGTTTACGCAAGTAAATATGGGCACTGCGATTGCTACCAATGAACAAGGCAATAATATTCCTGTCAGTGTTGACGCTACTGGTTTCTTCGCTCCTGGTCATCATATTGTCTCTTGGTCTGCTGTTGAGGGGGATTCCCAAGTTGCTGCTAGTCAAAATGTTAATGTCATTCCACTTATCAGTCTGAGTAAAGACCAAGTGTCTACTGAAGGTTCAAACGTTAACTTTAGGGTTATTCTTAATGGACCTGCTGTCACTTACCCGGTAACAGTATCCTTTAATTTAAGTGGCAATGCCGATGAATTAGATCACGATCTTGTACCGGCTACGATAACATTTGAGCAGGGACAAATTGAAAAAGTTTTGAGCGCACATTTGATTGATGATGGCCCAGGGGAAGATAATGAAGCATTAGTTATCAGCTTAACTGAGCCGGAAAATGCCGTGTTAGGAGCAAAGGCTAGTCATACTATTACTATCGCCGAAGGTAATATTGCACCTGAGGTTCAGTTAATGGCTAGCCAATTAAACACTGTGACTCGGTTAGTTTCACAAACACAAGGTCCTGTGGTAGTCAATGCAACAGTGACGGATCCTAACCTAAGCGATAGCCATAGTTATGATTGGTCTGCAACTGATAGTAAGTTAACAGATATTGATGCAGATGAAGGAAGCTTTACTTTTGAGCCCGCTGAATTAACGCCTGGAGTCTATCCGATAAAACTGACCGTTAGTGATGGTGAAAAAGTCGGTCAAGACAGTTTGAAAATCCGAGTTGAAGCGACATTGCCACAACTGACCGAGCAAGATAGTGATGGCGATGGTATCAATGACCAAAATGAAGGATTAGGTGATAGTGATAATGACGGTATTCCTAATTATCTAGATGCAGCTCAAGTGGCAGCTAATGTGGTGCAGGAGAGACAGGCGAATGCAGAAGCCTTTTTAATGGAAACTGAACCTGGATTAATGCTCTCCTTAGGTGAAGTTGCATTTAGAGCCAGTGGTAGTAATACCGGCGTTAGTGAACAGGATATTGAATCTCATAGTAATCAAGGCCAGGGAAATCCTATTGACAGCGACTTTAGTTATGGCAATGGCTTATTTGATTTTTCTGTTGAACAGTTACCGGTCGCTGGGCAGTCGGTTAATATTGTTATTGCTCAGTTTACACCTATTCCTGCTAATGCCGTTTATCGTAAATTAGCTCAGGGTCAGTGGCAGAACTTTGTTGTTAATGAGTTCAATAATATTTCGTCAGCACCTGGTTCTGAAGGATTTTGTCCACCGCCTGCGGACGAAGCTTATACTATTGGATTAACAGAGGGTCACTGGTGCGTACAATTGACCATAGAAGATGGTGGTCCTAACGATGGTGACGGTGAAGTCAACGGGGCGATTGATGATCCTGGTGGTATTGCGGTGCAAGTAACCAATAATAATAAGCCGGTTGCTGAAGTTGATACTGTTACAGTGAAAAGTAACCACAATATCTACATTGATGTCTTGGCTAATGATTCCGATATCGATGGTGATAACCTATCCATTACCAGTGCAAGCAGCGATATCGGCCAGGTGTCGATAGTGGATAACCGTCTTTATTATCTCACCGAGCAAGACCATTATGGAGAGGCTCATATCAACTATGGAATTAGTGATGGTAATGGTGGTTCAGCCAGCAGCAAAGTGACCGTTACTGTCTTACCTAACAATATACCAGTAGCGGTCAATGATAGTGCAGAAACGGATGATAATACCAGCATAATTATCGATGTCTTAGTCAATGATTCAGACGCTGATGAAGAAGATACGTTGATTTTGACCGCAGCAAGTGTGGAACATGGTAGCGTTGTTATTAATAGCGATAATACCCTGACCTATACACCGGTAAAAGGTTTTGAAGGTGTAGATAATATTACTTATTGGATAACAGACGGAAGTGGTGGCGAAAGTCAAGCAAATGTAGCTGTGACGGTTACCCGCTATGAAACTATCACTGTCACTAAACGAAAATCATCCGGCGGCGGCAGCCTGTTTTTCGGGTTGATTAGTCTGGTGTTAGCGTTAATGTATCGTCGTTATCGGGAATATAGCAATAAGCGTTTTTAA